The Jiangella sp. DSM 45060 genome contains the following window.
GTCCGCTCACCCAGCGCCAGCCACACGAAGTTCGCCTCGGTGTGAGGAATCTCCCATCCCTGCGCCGTCAGCGCGTCGTACACCCGGGTGCGCTCGCCGACCAGCGCCTCGACCCGCTCGAGCAGCTCGGCCTCGCGGGCCAGCGACTCGACGGCGGCCCGCTGGGCGATGCCGGACACGCCGAACGGCACCGCGGTCTTGCGCAGCGCGTCGGCGACGTCGTCGTGGGCGATGGCGAACCCGACGCGCAGCCCGGCCAGGCCGTAGGCCTTCGAGAACGTGCGCAGCACGCACACGTTGCGGTGCTGGCGGTAGAACTCCATGCCGTCGGCGGCGGCGGGGTCGCGGACGAACTCGCGGTACGCCTCGTCGACCACCACCATGACGTCCTCGGGCACCCGGCGCAGGAACGCGGCCAGCTCGTCGCGCCCGACCACCGGCCCGGTCGGGTTGTTCGGCGTGCACACGAGCACCAGGCGGGTGCGGTCGGTGATGGCGTCGGCCATGGCGTCGAGGTCGTGCCGCGCGCCCGCGGCCAGCGGCACCTCGATCGCCGTGGCGCCGGAGATGCCGACCACGATGGGGTACGCCTCGAACGACCGCCACGCGTAGACCACGTCGTCGCCCTCGGCGGCCGTGGCCTGGATGATCTGCTGCAGCACGCCGACGCTGCCGGTGCCGGTGGCGACGTGCTCGGGCGGCACGCCGAAGCGGTCGGCCAGCGCGGCCACCAGCTCGGTGGCGAACAGGTCCGGGTAGCGGTTCAGCGAGCCGGCCGTGGCCGTGACGGCCTCGAGGACGCCGGGCAGCGGCGGATAGGGATTCTCGTTCGAGGAGATCTTGAACGCCGGCGCCGCGCCCGCGGCCGGTGCGGCCGGCCGGCCCGGCTTGTAGGACGGCAGACCGTCGAGAGCCTTGCGAATGCGCACCATGTCCGCACGATAGCCGCTCCCGCGGACGGCTCCGGATGTGTACGCTCGGCAGCCGTGACGTCCTTCATCATCCGCCTGCTCGTCAACGGTTTCGCCCTGTGGGTGGCGACCCGGATCGTCGACGGCGTGACCATCAGCTCTGACAGCACGTCAAACGAGATCCTGACCTTGCTTGTCGTGGCCCTCATCTTCGGTCTGGTCAACGCGTTCATCAAACCAGTGGTCCAGTTGTTGTCTCTACCACTGCTGATCTTGACCCTCGGTCTCTTCACGTTGATCGTCAACGCGCTGATGTTCGAGCTGACCTCGTGGATCGCCGACGTCCTCGACGTGCCCTTCCACGTCGACGACTTCTTCTGGTCGGCCGTGCTCGGCGCGCTGGTGGTCTCGTTCGTCAGCTGGATCCTGAATCTGTTGTTGCCGAACTGACGAACGGCTACCCGCGGTCGTCCATCCGTCGTCGCGGCGTGGACCTTAACGCCTACTTGATACGACCCTTCTTCCGCTGGGCCGATGTTTGACGTACCTTTGGCCTAGCATCCTCTGCACGACGGATAGGCGCCCGTTTCTGCCGGCGCCACGGGGGTTCGTTGTGCCCTGAACTCAGTGTGGGCATGGTGAACAGATGACGATCGGCTACGGCCCCGTCGGTTCGGTCTTGACCGAGCAACCTCCTTCGGGCCATCAGCGCGCCCGGCACCCGGAGCGCGGCACGTCCGCGTCGCGTCCGGTGCCTCTCGCGGTCACGACTCCACCGGGATACCCGGAACCCGACTCCAACCGGCACGCGCTGGTGGGCTCGATGGTCTACGAGGTCGTCTACGACGATCCGCACGGCAACCCCATGCTCGCCTTCGCCGACGGCCAGTGGTTCGACGTCACGTCCTTCGCGCCGCGGCCGGTCTCCGTCCGCCACGCGCTGCGCCGCGACCCCGCCTGGTCCGGCGCGGTCGTGCAGACGATCTGCCTGTGGATGCGCAGCAACCCCAACCACGAGCGGTCCTTCGATCTGGCCACCGAGCTCGCGTTGGCCGTCGGGGAGCTCGCGCGCCAGCGCCGCTGAGGCGCCTGTGTCCGTGACGGATCCCAGTACCCCATACCGCGTCTGCGTCGTCTGCGCCGGCAACATCTGCCGGTCGCCCATCGCCGAGTTCGTGCTGCGCCACCGCCTCGAACAGGCCGGCCTCGGCGACCTCGTCACCGTCGACTCCGCCGGCACCGGCGGCTGGCATGCCGGCCAGCAGGCCGACCCACGCGCCCTCGCCGCGCTGCACCACCACGGCTACGACGGCAGCGCCCACCGGGCGCGCCAGTTCCGCCGCGAGTGGTTCGCCGACGTCGACCTCGTGCTGGCCCTCGACCGCGAGAACTTCGCCGACCTCAGCACGCTGGCCCGCGACGACGACACCCGCGCCAAGGTGCAGCTGCTGCGCAGCTACGACCCCGACGCCCTGGCCGGCGACGACACCGATGTGCCCGACCCCTACTACGGCGACGACGCCGCGTTCGACCACGTCCTGCTGATGATCGAGCGGGCCGCCGACGGCTTCGTCGCCGCGGTGCGCGACGAGATCGAGATGGACGCACCGGGTGGTGAGCCCAGTCGACAGTGAGCATCTGCACACGCTGCTGGGCACCGCCGTCGAATCGTTCACCCCGGTCGGCGGCGGTTCCATCTGCGAAGCCCGGCGGGCCCGGCTCGGCGACGGCCGCACGGTCTTCGTCAAGACCCGAGCCGGCGCGCCACCGGGGTTCTTCCCGGCCGAGGCGCGCGGGCTGACGCGGCTGGCGGCGGCCCAGGGCGGCGTCCCCGTCCCGCGGGTGCTCGCCCACGACGAGCACTGCCTCGTCCTCGAATGGGTCACGACGGGCGTCCCGTCGGCGGCGGCCGCGGAACGGTTCGGCCGTGCGCTTGCCGCCACGCACCGGCACGGCGCCGACGTGTTCGGCTCGGCCGACGGCCCCGGCTGGATCGGCAGCCTCGACCTCCCGCACGGGCCTTGGAAGCGCTGGCCGGACCTGTGGGCGTACGGACGGCTGGAGCCGTACCTGCGCACGGCCCGCAAGGCCGGCGCCGTCGATCGGCGCACCGTCGCCGACGTCGAGAAGGTCATCGCCGATCTCCCCCGGCTGGCCGGACCGGACGAGCCGCCGGCGCTGGTTCACGGCGACCTCTGGGCCGGCAACGTGCTGTGGACCGAGACCGGCGCGTACCTCGTCGACCCCGCCGCGCACGGCGGTCATCGCGAGACCGACCTCGCCATGCTGACGCTGTTCGGCCTGCCGCACCTCGACCGTGTGCTCGCCGCCTACGACGAGGCCTGGCCGCTGGCCGCGGGCTGGCGCGACCGGCTGCCGCTGCACCAGCTGCACCCCGTGCTCGTGCACGCCGTGCTGTTCGGCGGGTCCTACGGCGCCCAGGCCGGCCGGCTGGCCCGGCAGGCGCTGCGGGCCGGCTGATCCGGGTTCGCCGGGCTTGCCCCTCCTCCTCTGGTCGGACACGCACGTTCCGCAGCGCGAATGAGCTGGCAGCGGCCGACGACCCGGTAGGTTCGCAGCGACCGACCAACGATCGGGAGATCATGATCACGGCCCAGGGGTTGTACAAACGTTACGGCGCGAAGACCGCCGTCGATCATCTGTCGTTCGAGGTGCGGCCCGGCATGGTGACGGGCTTCCTCGGACCCAACGGCGCGGGCAAGTCCACCACCATGCGCCTCATGCTCGACCTCGACAACGGCGGCGGCGAGACGCTGTTCGACGGGCGGAAGTTCGGCACCATCGCGCACCCGATGCGCGAGATCGGCGCCGTGCTCGAGTCCAAGGCGTTCCACCCGACCCGCACCGCCCGCAACCACCTGCGCATGCTGGCGGCGGGCAGCGGCATCGCGTTCCACCGGGTCGACGAAGTGCTCGAGTTCGTCGGCCTCACCGAGGTGAAGAACAAGAAGCCGAAGAACTTCTCCCTCGGCATGGCGCAGCGGCTGGGCCTGGCGCAGGCGCTGCTCGGCGACCCCCAGACGCTCATCCTCGACGAGCCCGCCAACGGCCTCGACCCCAGCGGCATCCACTGGCTGCGCACCGTGCTCAAGTCGCTGGCCGACCAGGGCCGGACCATCTTCGTCTCCAGCCACCTGCTGTCCGAGATGGCGCTGATGGCCGACCAGCTGGTCGTCATCGGCCGCGGGAAGATGATCTACAACGGCGACGTCGACGGCTTCGTCCGCGACTTCACCCAGTCCAGCGTGCTGGTG
Protein-coding sequences here:
- a CDS encoding pyridoxal phosphate-dependent aminotransferase — encoded protein: MVRIRKALDGLPSYKPGRPAAPAAGAAPAFKISSNENPYPPLPGVLEAVTATAGSLNRYPDLFATELVAALADRFGVPPEHVATGTGSVGVLQQIIQATAAEGDDVVYAWRSFEAYPIVVGISGATAIEVPLAAGARHDLDAMADAITDRTRLVLVCTPNNPTGPVVGRDELAAFLRRVPEDVMVVVDEAYREFVRDPAAADGMEFYRQHRNVCVLRTFSKAYGLAGLRVGFAIAHDDVADALRKTAVPFGVSGIAQRAAVESLAREAELLERVEALVGERTRVYDALTAQGWEIPHTEANFVWLALGERTLDFARFCEDEGLVVRPFAGDGCRVTIAEREANDRLIRLAAEWRAG
- a CDS encoding phage holin family protein codes for the protein MTSFIIRLLVNGFALWVATRIVDGVTISSDSTSNEILTLLVVALIFGLVNAFIKPVVQLLSLPLLILTLGLFTLIVNALMFELTSWIADVLDVPFHVDDFFWSAVLGALVVSFVSWILNLLLPN
- a CDS encoding low molecular weight protein-tyrosine-phosphatase; translated protein: MSVTDPSTPYRVCVVCAGNICRSPIAEFVLRHRLEQAGLGDLVTVDSAGTGGWHAGQQADPRALAALHHHGYDGSAHRARQFRREWFADVDLVLALDRENFADLSTLARDDDTRAKVQLLRSYDPDALAGDDTDVPDPYYGDDAAFDHVLLMIERAADGFVAAVRDEIEMDAPGGEPSRQ
- a CDS encoding fructosamine kinase family protein → MSPVDSEHLHTLLGTAVESFTPVGGGSICEARRARLGDGRTVFVKTRAGAPPGFFPAEARGLTRLAAAQGGVPVPRVLAHDEHCLVLEWVTTGVPSAAAAERFGRALAATHRHGADVFGSADGPGWIGSLDLPHGPWKRWPDLWAYGRLEPYLRTARKAGAVDRRTVADVEKVIADLPRLAGPDEPPALVHGDLWAGNVLWTETGAYLVDPAAHGGHRETDLAMLTLFGLPHLDRVLAAYDEAWPLAAGWRDRLPLHQLHPVLVHAVLFGGSYGAQAGRLARQALRAG
- a CDS encoding ATP-binding cassette domain-containing protein, encoding MITAQGLYKRYGAKTAVDHLSFEVRPGMVTGFLGPNGAGKSTTMRLMLDLDNGGGETLFDGRKFGTIAHPMREIGAVLESKAFHPTRTARNHLRMLAAGSGIAFHRVDEVLEFVGLTEVKNKKPKNFSLGMAQRLGLAQALLGDPQTLILDEPANGLDPSGIHWLRTVLKSLADQGRTIFVSSHLLSEMALMADQLVVIGRGKMIYNGDVDGFVRDFTQSSVLVRSPQAAQLADLLRRVDGVTVDDVPATARPASDDPAGVAAAAAAGPAPSPALRVSGIETAAVGELAFQNTILLHELTTQTASLETAFITATGASEEYVAHDLGPAGSAPGAAEVPAAGPPAAPPVPPSQPGDTTSGGAA